Below is a genomic region from Streptomyces sp. NBC_00461.
CGCTGGCGATGACCTCCGGATCCATCGTGAGCCGCCCGACGGGGCAGCCGCGCAGCACGTCACGCTCGCGCAGCAGATACGCCTCGATGCGCTTGTACGGCGTCCCCGGCCCGTCGAGTACTCCCTCGGCAGTAGCCCGCAACTCCTCGGCCGTCCGCCGGATCGCCGCCAGCGCGAGATCAGGCTTGCCCTTGAAGTGGTGGTACATGCTGCCCTGTCCGGCGCCCGACCGCTCCAGGATCGCCTTGGGGCTGGTGCCCACGTATCCGCGCTCCCACAGCAGCTCACGGGTGGACTGGATCAGTCGCTCCGAGGTGCTCTCCGCGGTGGTCTCCGAGGTGGTCTCCGAAGTGCTCATGCCGTCACTGTACATACTAGTAGTTACAGAAGTCGAGCGCTTGGGGAGCAACGGAAACCGCCCCGCGTACTCCCCGGGAGGTACGCGCAGTGCCGCTGGCCGTACGACGACCCGGCCCCCCTCCCGGCGGGAGTCTCGAGACGACAACGCACGACCCACCTGGGAGATGACCCGAGATGCAGACACTCGCGAACTGGAACGGCGGCCCCGGCCCGTGGATCCTCTTCTTCCCGCTGATCTGGGCGGCCGTCGTGATCGGCGCCGTGACCCTGGTGCGCCGCACCGCCTGGCGCGGCCGCCGTGGACCCTGGCGGCCCATGGACGATCCGCGCCCCTCCGGTGACTCGCCGCTCGCCGTGCTCGGCCGCCGCTTCGCCTCCGGTGAGATCGACGAGGACGAGTACTGGCGCCGGATGTCCGTCCTGGACGAGCAGTTCGGCCGCAGCAAGGGCGGTGCGGCGTGACCACCACGACCGCCGTCCGCACGGCCGCCCGGGTCGTCGACGCAGTGAAGGTCTACGGCCGCGGTGACACCGAGGTGAGGGCCCTGGACGGGGTGAGCGTCGACTTCCCGGTCGGCCGCTTCACCGCGATCATGGGGCCCTCGGGTTCCGGCAAGTCCACCCTGATGCACTGCGCCGCCGGCCTCGACACGCTCAGCTCGGGTGCCGCCTACATCGGCGACGTCGACCTGGGCGGCCTCGACGACCGCCACCTCACCCTCCTGCGCCGCGACCGCGTCGGCTTCGTCTTCCAGGCGTTCAACCTGGTGCCGACGCTGAGCGTCGCGGAGAACATCACGCTGCCGCTGGACCTCGCCGGCGGCAGCGGGGACCCGGAGTGGATCGAGGCGCTCATCGACGTCGTCGGCCTGCGCGACCGCCTCCACCACCGTCCCTCCGAACTCTCCGGCGGCCAGCAACAACGCGTCGCCGTGGCCCGGGCGTTCGCCGGCCAGCCGGACGTCGTCTTCGCCGACGAGCCGACCGGCAACCTCGACTCCCGCTCGGGCGGAGAGGTCCTCGGGCTGCTCGGCCGCGCCGTGCGCCGGACCGCCCGCACCGTCGTCATGGTCACCCACGACCCGGTGGCCGCCGCCCACGCCGACGAGGTCGTCTTCCTCGCCGACGGACGCCTGGTCGACCGTATGCAGTCCCCCACCGCCGACCGGGTCCTGGACCGCATGAAAGCCTTCGAGGTGCCCTCATGAACACCGCCGTACGCCTGAGCCTGTCCTCGCTGCGTGCCCACAAACGACGCTTCGCCGGCACCTTCCTCGCCGTGTTCCTCGGCGTCGCCTTCCTGGCCGGCACCCTCGTCATGGGCGACACACTGCGTGCCAGCTTCGACAGCATGTTCGGCAACGCGACGATCGGCACCGACGCCGTCGTCCGCAGCGCGGACACGATCACCACACCCGGTGAGAGCCAGGGCGTACGGCAGCCCGTCGACACGGCCCTGGTGAGCACCCTGGAGACGGTGCCCGGTGTCGCGGCCGCCGCGCCCGACATCGAAGGCGCCGGCCAACTCGTCGGCAGGAACGGCAAGCCCATCGGCGGCCAGGGGCCGCCCACCCTCGCAGGCAACTGGATCACCGACTCCAGGCTCAACCCGTACCAGCTCGCCGAGGGCCGCGCCCCGCGGAAGTCCGGCGAGGTCGTCGTCAACCGCGGCGCCGCGAAGAAGGGCGATCTGAAGATCGGCGACACCACCACACTGCGCACCCCGGACCCGGTCGAGGTGACGGTCGTCGGGCTGGCGACCTTCGGCGGCGAGGACGGCATGGCCCAGGTGACCTTCACCGGCATGACCCGCACCGACGCCGAGAAGTACCTCACCGCCAGGCCCGGCGAGGCGGCGAGCATCAAGGTGCGAGCAGGACCCGGCGTCAGCGAGAAGGACCTCGTCGACCGGCTGACTCCCGTACTGCCCAAGGGCGTTGAGGCCATCACGGGTCAGGAGTCGGCCCAGGAGAACACCGACATGATCTCCAGCCAGTTCCTCACCGTCTTCACCACCTTCCTGCTCGTGTTCTCCGGCATCGCCCTGCTGGTCGCGACCTTCTCCATCCACAACACCTTCGCGATCGTCGTAGCCCAACGCACCCGCGAAAACGCCCTGTTGCGAGCCCTCGGTGCCTCCCGCCGCCAGGTCACCGCGACGACCCTCGTCGAGGCGAGCGCCGTCGCCGTGGCCGCTTCGGTCGCGGGACTTGCCGGCGGTGTCGGCATCGCGGCCGGCCTGCAGGCCCTATTCCCCGCGATCGGATTCCCCTTCCCCGACGGCAACTTGGTGATCAACGCACTGTCCATGGCGCTGCCGCTCGCGGTCGGCATCGTGGTCTGCCTGGGCTCCGCGCTCCTGCCCGCCGCCCGGGCCGGCCGCACCGCTCCGCTGGCCGCCCTGCGCGAGACGGCCGTCGACGCCTCCGGCGCCTCCCGCACGCGTGCCGTCACCGGTATGGGCCTCGCCGCCCTCGCCGTGGCCGTGACGCTCAGCGGCGTCCTGGTCTCACCGTCCGTCTGGCTGGCGGGACTTGGCGCCGTCCTCGCCCTGGTCTCGTTCGTGGTCCTCGGTCCGGTCGCGTCCTCGACGGCCGTACGGATCCTCGGCGGCCCCCTCGACACACTGCGCGGCGTCACCGGCTCCCTCGCCCGCCGCAACGCCCTGCGCAGCCCCAAGCGGACCGCCGCCACCGCGAGCGCCCTGATGATCGGCGTGGCCGTCGTCTCGCTGTTCACCGTCTTCGGCGCCTCGCTGAAGGCGACCATGGACCAGACCGTGTCACGGTCCTTCGCCGGCGACGTCGCCGTCAGCACACCGTCGTTCGGCGCGGGCGGCAGCGGCCTGAGCCCCCGGCTCGCCGGGGCGATCCAGCAGCTGCCCGAGGTCGACACGGCCGTAGGACTCGGCCGCGGAGTCGCCGAAGTCGACGGCAGGGGACGGGCGTTGACCGTCACCGACCCGGTGGCGCTGGAACGCACCTTCGACCTCGGAAAGGTGCAGGGGTCCCTGCGCGACCTCGGCACCGACGGCATCGCCATCACCAGGGCGGAAGCCGACAAGCAGCACCTCACCACCGGGGAGAAGGCCCGACTCGCCTTCACGGACGGCAAGAAGCAGACCTTCACGGTCCGCGCCGTCTACGGCCGGTCCGAACTCGCCGGCGACTACCTCATCACCCGTGCCGCCTGGGCCCCGCACCGTACCCAGGACTCCGACGCGCTCGTCGCCGTCTCCTTCAGGGAGGGTGTGAGCACGGACGCGGGCAAGGCAGCCGTGCGGCATGTCGCCGACCGCTACGGCAACCCCGAGGTGCAGACCCGCGACGAGTACGCGCAGTCCTCGGCCGGCGGCATCGACATGATGCTGACCCTCGTCTACGCCCTGCTCGCCCTCGCGGTCCTCATCGCGCTGCTGGGCATCGCCAACACCCTGACCCTGGCGATCCACGAACGCACCCGCGAACTGGGCCTGCTCAGGGCCGTCGGGCAGACCCGCTCCCAGCTGCGGGCCATGGTCCGGTGGGAGTCGGTGCTCGTCGCCGCCTTCGGCACGGTCGGCGGCCTGGGCCTCGGCGCCTTCCTCGGCTGG
It encodes:
- a CDS encoding TetR/AcrR family transcriptional regulator; its protein translation is MSTSETTSETTAESTSERLIQSTRELLWERGYVGTSPKAILERSGAGQGSMYHHFKGKPDLALAAIRRTAEELRATAEGVLDGPGTPYKRIEAYLLRERDVLRGCPVGRLTMDPEVIASAELRAPVDETLDAIRELIAGIVEEGKEQGQFAPSLDGEEIAATVLATVQGGYVLARAAGSPTAFDAAVRGLLSLLAPR
- a CDS encoding ABC transporter permease; amino-acid sequence: MNTAVRLSLSSLRAHKRRFAGTFLAVFLGVAFLAGTLVMGDTLRASFDSMFGNATIGTDAVVRSADTITTPGESQGVRQPVDTALVSTLETVPGVAAAAPDIEGAGQLVGRNGKPIGGQGPPTLAGNWITDSRLNPYQLAEGRAPRKSGEVVVNRGAAKKGDLKIGDTTTLRTPDPVEVTVVGLATFGGEDGMAQVTFTGMTRTDAEKYLTARPGEAASIKVRAGPGVSEKDLVDRLTPVLPKGVEAITGQESAQENTDMISSQFLTVFTTFLLVFSGIALLVATFSIHNTFAIVVAQRTRENALLRALGASRRQVTATTLVEASAVAVAASVAGLAGGVGIAAGLQALFPAIGFPFPDGNLVINALSMALPLAVGIVVCLGSALLPAARAGRTAPLAALRETAVDASGASRTRAVTGMGLAALAVAVTLSGVLVSPSVWLAGLGAVLALVSFVVLGPVASSTAVRILGGPLDTLRGVTGSLARRNALRSPKRTAATASALMIGVAVVSLFTVFGASLKATMDQTVSRSFAGDVAVSTPSFGAGGSGLSPRLAGAIQQLPEVDTAVGLGRGVAEVDGRGRALTVTDPVALERTFDLGKVQGSLRDLGTDGIAITRAEADKQHLTTGEKARLAFTDGKKQTFTVRAVYGRSELAGDYLITRAAWAPHRTQDSDALVAVSFREGVSTDAGKAAVRHVADRYGNPEVQTRDEYAQSSAGGIDMMLTLVYALLALAVLIALLGIANTLTLAIHERTRELGLLRAVGQTRSQLRAMVRWESVLVAAFGTVGGLGLGAFLGWVLVKASDGVSDSAFAFAIPPVQLVIVALVGLAAGALAGLRPARRAARLDVLRAIATE
- a CDS encoding SHOCT domain-containing protein — translated: MQTLANWNGGPGPWILFFPLIWAAVVIGAVTLVRRTAWRGRRGPWRPMDDPRPSGDSPLAVLGRRFASGEIDEDEYWRRMSVLDEQFGRSKGGAA
- a CDS encoding ABC transporter ATP-binding protein; the encoded protein is MTTTTAVRTAARVVDAVKVYGRGDTEVRALDGVSVDFPVGRFTAIMGPSGSGKSTLMHCAAGLDTLSSGAAYIGDVDLGGLDDRHLTLLRRDRVGFVFQAFNLVPTLSVAENITLPLDLAGGSGDPEWIEALIDVVGLRDRLHHRPSELSGGQQQRVAVARAFAGQPDVVFADEPTGNLDSRSGGEVLGLLGRAVRRTARTVVMVTHDPVAAAHADEVVFLADGRLVDRMQSPTADRVLDRMKAFEVPS